The following coding sequences lie in one Heteronotia binoei isolate CCM8104 ecotype False Entrance Well chromosome 6, APGP_CSIRO_Hbin_v1, whole genome shotgun sequence genomic window:
- the SERPINE2 gene encoding glia-derived nexin, whose amino-acid sequence MNWHSPLLFAALTSVCTCFQLNPLSLEELGSDIGIQVFNQLVKTRPKDNIVVSPHGIASVLGMLQLGADGKTKKQLTTVMRYSVNGVGKVLRKINKAIVSKKNKDVVTVANAVFAKSGLKMEVPFVSRNNDVFQCGVKSVDFMDPNTACDTINQWVKNETKGMINGVLSPDTIDGALTRLVLVNAIYFKGLWKSRFQPENTKQRIFNGADGKAYQIPMLAQLSVFRCGTTSTPNDLWYNIIELPYHGESISMLIALPTESTTPLSAIIPHISTKTIQSWMATMVQKRVQVILPKFTAEAETDLKEPLRELGIRDMFEQSKANFAKITRTESLHVSQILQKTKIEVSEDGTKASAATTAILIARSSPPWFVVDRPFLFFIRHNPTDAVLFMGQINKP is encoded by the exons ATGAACTGGCATTCCCCCCTTCTCTTTGCTGCTTTGACGTCAGTGTGTACATGCTTCCAGCTGAACCCTCTGTCTCTTGAAGAACTGGGTTCAGACATTGGGATCCAAGTTTTTAACCAGTTGGTCAAAACCAGGCCTAAGGATAACATTGTTGTGTCTCCCCATGGAATTGCGTCTGTGCTAGGAATGCTTCAGCTAGGTGCTGATGGCAAGACAAAGAAGCAGCTGACGACAGTGATGAGATATAGCGTCAATG GAGTTGGTAAAGTACTAAGGAAGATAAACAAGGCTATAGTGTCGAAGAAGAATAAAGATGTTGTGACAGTTGCAAATGCAGTCTTTGCAAAAAGTGGCTTGAAAATGGAAGTGCCTTTTGTTTCACGGAACAATGATGTGTTTCAGTGTGGTGTTAAGAGTGTGGACTTCATGGATCCAAACACTGCCTGTGACACTATCAACCAGTGGGTAAAAAACGAAACTAAGG GCATGATCAATGGTGTTTTATCACCAGATACTATTGATGGTGCTTTAACCAGGCTGGTGTTGGTGAATGCAATATACTTTAAAGGACTGTGGAAATCACGTTTTCAGCCAGAAAATACAAAACAACGCATATTTAATGGAGCTGATGGAAAGGCTTACCAAATACCTATGTTGGCTCAGCTGTCTGTATTCCGATGTG GCACAACAAGTACACCTAATGACTTGTGGTACAATATCATTGAATTGCCATACCATGGTGAAAGCATCAGCATGTTGATTGCCCTGCCCACAGAAAGCACAACACCTTTGTCTGCTATTATTCCTCATATTAGCACAAAAACTATACAGAGCTGGATGGCAACCATGGTACAGAAGAGAGTGCAGGTTATTTTACCCAA GTTTACAGCGGAAGCAGAAACAGATTTAAAGGAGCCTCTCAGAGAACTTGGTATTCGAGATATGTTTGAACAGTCAAAAGCAAACTTTGCAAAAATAACAA GAACAGAAAGTCTTCATGTATCTCAGATCCTACAGAAAACAAAAATTGAAGTTAGTGAAGATGGAACCAAAGCTTCTGCAGCAACAA CTGCAATTTTAATAGCCAGATCATCACCTCCTTGGTTTGTAGTAGACAGACCATTTCTGTTCTTCATAAGACACAACCCTACAG